One window from the genome of Scatophagus argus isolate fScaArg1 chromosome 13, fScaArg1.pri, whole genome shotgun sequence encodes:
- the LOC124068976 gene encoding WD repeat-containing protein 48: protein MATHHRQNAAGRRKVQVSYVIRDEVEKYNRNGVNALQLDPALNRLFTAGRDSIIRIWSVYQHKQDPYIASMEHHTDWVNDIVLCCNGKTLISASSDTTVKVWNAHKGFCMSTLRTHKDYVKALAYAKDKELVASAGLDRQIFLWDVNTLTALTASNNTVTTSSLSGNKDSIYSLAMNQMGTVIVSGSTEKVLRVWDPRTCAKLMKLKGHTDNVKSLLLNRDGTQCLSGSSDGTIRLWSLGQQRCIATYRVHDEGVWALQVNEAFTHVYSGGRDKKIYCTDLRNPDIRVLICEEKAPVLKMELDRSADPPPAIWVSTTKSSVNKWSLKGMHNFRSSGEYDNDCTTPLTPLCTQPEQVIKGGASIIQCHILNDKRHILTKDTNNNVAFWDVLKACKGEDLGKVEFDEEIKKRFKMVYVPNWFSVDLKTGMLTITLDESDCFAAWVSAKDAGFSSSDGSDPKLNLGGLLLQALLEFWPRTRINPMDEEENEVNHVNGEQENRVQKGNGYFQVPPHTPVIFGEAGGRTLFRLLCRDSGGETESMLLNETVPQWVIDITVDKNMPKFNKIPFYLQPHSSSGAKTLKKDRLSASDMLQVRKVMEHVYEKIINLDNESQTTSSSANDKPGEQEKEEDMAMLAEEKIELMCQDQVLDPNMDLRTVKHFIWKSGGDLTLHYRQKST, encoded by the exons ATGGCCACGCATCACAGGCAAAATGCTGCTGGGCGGAGAAAAGTACAG GTGTCCTATGTCATTAGAGATGAGGTGGAGAAGTATAATCGAAACGGAGTGAATGCGCTCCAGCTAGACCCTGCGCTGAACCGGCTCTTCACTGCTGGGAGGGACTCTATCATCCGGATATGGAGTGTCTACCAACACAAA CAGGACCCATACATCGCTTCGATGGAGCACCATACAGACTGGGTTAATGACATAGTTCTCTGTTGCAATGGAAAAACAT TGATATCTGCCTCATCAGATACAACAGTCAAAGTATGGAATGCGCATAAGGGATTCTGTATGTCAACGTTACGAACACACAAGGACTATGTAAAAGCTTTGGCCTATGCTAAAGACAAGGAGCTTGTGGCATCTGCAGGTCTGGACCGTCAGATCTTTCTTTGGGATGTGAACACACTAACAGCACTCACTGCTTCCAACAACACTGTCACCA CCTCGTCACTCAGTGGGAACAAAGACTCAATCTACAGTCTGGCTATGAACCAGATGGGTACAGTCATTGTATCTGGATCCacagaaaag gTTCTGAGAGTGTGGGATCCCCGAACGTGTGCAAAACTGATGAAGTTAAAGGGTCACACAGATAACGTcaagtcattgctgctgaatCGAGATGGCACTCAG TGCCTGTCCGGCAGTTCAGACGGGACCATTCGTCTGTGGTCACTTGGCCAGCAGAGGTGCATTGCCACTTACCGTGTGCACGATGAAGGGGTTTGGGCCCTGCAGGTCAATGAGGCCTTTACACATGTCTACTCCGgaggcagagacaaaaagatCTACTGCACTGACCTGCGTAACCCAGACATCCGTGTGCTCATCTGTGAGGAGAAGGCCCCAGTGCTCAAA ATGGAACTGGACAGATCTGCTGACCCACCTCCAGCAATCTGGGTCTCCACCACCAAGTCATCCGTTAATAAATGG TCTCTAAAGGGAATGCACAACTTCAGATCATCAGGGGAGTATGACAATGACTGCACTACCCCTCTAACACCACTGTGTACTCAGCCAGAACAAGTCATCAAGg GAGGTGCCAGTATCATACAGTGCCACATTCTGAATGACAAGAGACACATACTCACCAAAGATACCAACAACAATGTGGCTTTTTGGGACGTCCTGAAG GCTTGCAAGGGTGAAGACTTGGGGAAAGTGGAGTTTGATGAAGAGATTAAAAAGCGCTTCAAGATGGTCTATGTGCCAAATTGGTTCTCTGTTGATCTGAAAACTGGG ATGCTCACTATCACATTGGATGAGAGCGACTGCTTCGCTGCCTGGGTGTCTGCAAAGGACGCTGGGTTTTCAAGCTCTGATGGATCCGACCCCAAGT TGAACTTGGGTGGACTGTTGCTCCAGGCTCTGCTGGAGTTCTGGCCCAGAACCCGTATCAATCCCATGGACGAGGAAGAGAACGAGGTGAACCACG TGAACGGAGAGCAGGAGAACAGGGTCCAGAAGGGAAATGGTTATTTCCAAGTGCCACCACATACGCCAGTCATCTTTGGGGAGGCAGGAGGCAGAACTCTATTTCG gctGCTATGTAGAGATTCAGGTGGAGAGACCGAGTCCATGCTGCTGAATGAGACGGTTCCACAGTGGGTTATTGATATAACTGTAGAT AAAAATATGCCCAAGTTCAACAAAATCCCATTCTACCTCCAGCCCCATTCTTCCTCTGGTGCAAAAACTCTAAAGAA GGACCGTCTCTCGGCCAGTGACATGCTCCAGGTGAGGAAGGTTATGGAGCACGTTTACGAGAAGATAATCAACCTGGACAACGAATCTCAGACCACCAGCTCCTCAGCCAACGATAAGCCCGGGGAgcaagagaaggaggaggataTGGCCATGCTGGCCGAGGAGAAGATTGAACTAATGTGTCAAGACCAG GTTCTAGATCCCAACATGGACCTGCGAACAGTTAAACATTTTATCTGGAAGAGCGGAGGGGACTTGACGCTTCACTATAGGCAGAAGTCTACGTGA
- the gorasp1a gene encoding Golgi reassembly-stacking protein 1a isoform X2 yields MERAVKMEVYSTKTMRIRELVVVPSNMWGGQGLLGASVRFCSYQGANENVWHVLDVEASSPAALAGLQTHSDYIVGADQVLQDSEDFFSLIEAHEGKPLKLLVYNTQVDACREVMVTPNGAWGGEGSLGCGIGYGYLHRIPAHPNTSTADPSNPVPEEEPPLKLPTHGFTEAPLVAPSSLSEDVLDLEQVTLQEAALPPPIQRVMDPGFSDSEVAVINPDTADLVDKLDLSISSIDMTSTSLAMHEEKDCEISGIEELEDGVLLSSSADNQTDPQELNSQAAMDLTSALASSNSFSDSGSPPAELSHMVTESTDLPVSLCESSDSPPLGALSFPVESPEPPAEPSVPVEDHPRTPPIDLLQSSAVNEPMVDDSPTQAIEDEAGPAEELLDVASAHHCSHESGEEEPEEPPLQ; encoded by the exons ATGGAGAGAGCAGTGAAGATGGAGGTGTACAGCACTAAAACCATGAGGATTCGTGAGCTGGTCGTGGTGCCCAGTAACATGTGGGGAGGACAGGGCCTGCTAGGTGCCAGCGTTCGCTTCTGTAGCTACCAAGGGGCCAATGAGAATGTCTGGCATGTTCTG GACGTGGAAGCCAGTTCACCTGCTGCACTGGCAGGGCTTCAGACACACAGTGACTACATTGTTGGAGCAGATCAAGTGTTGCAAGAT TCAGAAGACTTCTTCTCGCTGATTGAGGCACATGAAGGGAAGCCCCTGAAGCTGCTGGTGTACAACACGCAAGTGGATGCTTGCAGGGAGGTGATGGTCACACCAAATGGAGCCTGGGGTGGAGAGGGCAG TTTGGGTTGTGGCATTGGTTATGGCTACTTGCACCGAATCCCAGCACATCCCAACACATCGACGGCTGATCCTTCCAACCCTGTTCCCGAGGAGGAACCCCCTCTGAAGCTGCCTACCCATGGATTCACTGAG GCGCCTTTGGTTGCACCTTCAAGCTTAAGTGAAGACGTGTTAGACCTGGAGCAGGTCACCCTTCAGGAAGCTGCTCTACCTCCACCCATCCAGAGAGTCATGGACCCAG gtttttcaGACTCTGAAGTGGCAGTAATAAACCCTGACACGGCAGATTTGGTGGACAAACTGGATCTGTCCATATCATCCATCGACATGACTAGCACTTCCCTGGCTATGCATGAGGAGAAGGACTGCGAAATCTCTGGTATTG aagagctggaggacgGTGTGCTGCTTTCGTCATCAGCAGACAACCAGACTGACCCACAAGAGCTGAACTCCCAGGCAGCCATGGATCTCACTTCTGCTCTCGCTTCCAGTAACTCCTTCTCAGATTCAGGCAGCCCACCAGCTGAACTATCTCACATGGTCACGGAGTCCACAGAcctacctgtctctctctgtgagtcTAGCGACAGTCCACCTCTGGGTGCATTGTCGTTCCCCGTAGAGTCCCCCGAACCTCCTGCTGAACCCTCTGTCCCAGTCGAAGATCATCCCCGCACACCTCCCATTGATCTCCTCCAGTCATCTGCTGTGAATGAGCCGATGGTGGACGATTCTCCCACTCAGGCCATTGAGGATGAGGCAGGGCCAGCAGAGGAGCTTCTGGACGTGGCTTCTGCTCATCACTGCAGCCATGAGAGTGGTGAGGAGGAACCAGAAGAGCCGCCTCTTCAGTAA
- the gorasp1a gene encoding Golgi reassembly-stacking protein 1a isoform X1: MGLSQSSEVSEGGTYGYHVHGVQPSSPAEKAGLQPFFDFILSVDNTRLNEENDLLKELLKANMERAVKMEVYSTKTMRIRELVVVPSNMWGGQGLLGASVRFCSYQGANENVWHVLDVEASSPAALAGLQTHSDYIVGADQVLQDSEDFFSLIEAHEGKPLKLLVYNTQVDACREVMVTPNGAWGGEGSLGCGIGYGYLHRIPAHPNTSTADPSNPVPEEEPPLKLPTHGFTEAPLVAPSSLSEDVLDLEQVTLQEAALPPPIQRVMDPGFSDSEVAVINPDTADLVDKLDLSISSIDMTSTSLAMHEEKDCEISGIEELEDGVLLSSSADNQTDPQELNSQAAMDLTSALASSNSFSDSGSPPAELSHMVTESTDLPVSLCESSDSPPLGALSFPVESPEPPAEPSVPVEDHPRTPPIDLLQSSAVNEPMVDDSPTQAIEDEAGPAEELLDVASAHHCSHESGEEEPEEPPLQ; this comes from the exons ATGGGTTTGTCACAGAGTTCAGAAGTATCCGAAGGAGGAACGTATGGATACCACGTGCACGGC GTGCAGCCGAGTTCCCCTGCAGAAAAGGCCGGACTGCAGCCCTTCTTTGACTTCATTCTGTCTGTGGACAACACAAGACTT AATGAGGAAAATGACCTGCTGAAGGAGCTTCTGAAAGCCAACATGGAGAGAGCAGTGAAGATGGAGGTGTACAGCACTAAAACCATGAGGATTCGTGAGCTGGTCGTGGTGCCCAGTAACATGTGGGGAGGACAGGGCCTGCTAGGTGCCAGCGTTCGCTTCTGTAGCTACCAAGGGGCCAATGAGAATGTCTGGCATGTTCTG GACGTGGAAGCCAGTTCACCTGCTGCACTGGCAGGGCTTCAGACACACAGTGACTACATTGTTGGAGCAGATCAAGTGTTGCAAGAT TCAGAAGACTTCTTCTCGCTGATTGAGGCACATGAAGGGAAGCCCCTGAAGCTGCTGGTGTACAACACGCAAGTGGATGCTTGCAGGGAGGTGATGGTCACACCAAATGGAGCCTGGGGTGGAGAGGGCAG TTTGGGTTGTGGCATTGGTTATGGCTACTTGCACCGAATCCCAGCACATCCCAACACATCGACGGCTGATCCTTCCAACCCTGTTCCCGAGGAGGAACCCCCTCTGAAGCTGCCTACCCATGGATTCACTGAG GCGCCTTTGGTTGCACCTTCAAGCTTAAGTGAAGACGTGTTAGACCTGGAGCAGGTCACCCTTCAGGAAGCTGCTCTACCTCCACCCATCCAGAGAGTCATGGACCCAG gtttttcaGACTCTGAAGTGGCAGTAATAAACCCTGACACGGCAGATTTGGTGGACAAACTGGATCTGTCCATATCATCCATCGACATGACTAGCACTTCCCTGGCTATGCATGAGGAGAAGGACTGCGAAATCTCTGGTATTG aagagctggaggacgGTGTGCTGCTTTCGTCATCAGCAGACAACCAGACTGACCCACAAGAGCTGAACTCCCAGGCAGCCATGGATCTCACTTCTGCTCTCGCTTCCAGTAACTCCTTCTCAGATTCAGGCAGCCCACCAGCTGAACTATCTCACATGGTCACGGAGTCCACAGAcctacctgtctctctctgtgagtcTAGCGACAGTCCACCTCTGGGTGCATTGTCGTTCCCCGTAGAGTCCCCCGAACCTCCTGCTGAACCCTCTGTCCCAGTCGAAGATCATCCCCGCACACCTCCCATTGATCTCCTCCAGTCATCTGCTGTGAATGAGCCGATGGTGGACGATTCTCCCACTCAGGCCATTGAGGATGAGGCAGGGCCAGCAGAGGAGCTTCTGGACGTGGCTTCTGCTCATCACTGCAGCCATGAGAGTGGTGAGGAGGAACCAGAAGAGCCGCCTCTTCAGTAA